A DNA window from Vigna unguiculata cultivar IT97K-499-35 chromosome 10, ASM411807v1, whole genome shotgun sequence contains the following coding sequences:
- the LOC114167107 gene encoding uncharacterized protein LOC114167107, whose product MSSPSVADSVSYASPKAKSLTEQRPITGDKSASDLNPSHQSEGLWTRNQRKRQNAYLRREAKRQKAIEHFSSMRKDTEEKEKGDIVPPSTKSARLQDKEFESRLPIRDDRHVRHTYQTRSSEYGGRVHGDRHIPSSAPVISNASSPPDISKATSVVQTSSSFSEKTPLPKPALVSPAPLQPPDKTLSEKCKVDYHRPRMLEQDKNDEKHLKNKRVCEELVRMIHGKQSAQVRVSQLKLEDHPKKVQKSKKNRCSTQDIASGFMNDNNTRGIQLHSNVENISEVPAEVPEGKSMKKRGKYMGTNDGSKQPANSVSVRNDLGDVKSESQFVHKSNVAGRNHLSNPRHRRDDHILRREDKHISPSKDKHILRREDKRAVSGKLLRPRRLNRSDINTRSKAKRVKGGGFSCKACRVHNLSKHDYYSHINGSVHFRKVKYCRRRVACLKQAVSDAINNQVQRGDGNSVLFAELLTTVLSKQFTAHTSVDGQSYIPRLLQNQVSNIKACAKIPAPTTMAGPSS is encoded by the exons ATGTCTTCTCCCTCCGTTGCTGATTCTGTTTCCTATGCATCCCCCAAAGCCAAATCCCTAACTGAACAACGACCCATCACTGGCGACAAAAGTGCTTCTGATCTTAACCCCTCCCACCAAAGTGAGGGTTTGTGGACGCGGAATCAGCGGAAGAGACAAAATGCCTACCTGAGGAGAGAGGCGAAGAGGCAAAAGGCCATCGAACATTTTTCATCAATGAGAAAAGATacagaggaaaaagaaaaaggagatattGTGCCTCCCTCTACAAAGTCTGCTAGGCTTCAGGACAAGGAATTTGAGTCCAGACTTCCCATTCGCGATGATCGTCATGTGCGTCACACCTATCAG ACCCGGTCATCTGAATACGGAGGTAGAGTGCACGGTGATAGACACATACCATCTTCTGCACCTGTCATTTCTAATGCATCAAGTCCACCTGATATTTCCAAGGCTACTTCAGTGGTACAAACTTCGTCATCATTCTCTGAGAAGACACCACTACCTAAACCAGCTCTAGTGTCACCAGCACCATTGCAACCACCAGATAAGACATTAAGTGAAAAGTGTAAGGTTGACTACCATAGGCCACGAATGTTGGAGCAAGACAAGAATGATGAGAAACATCTGAAGAATAAGAGGGTATGTGAAGAATTAGTACGAATGATACATGGAAAACAGAGTGCCCAGGTTCGTGTctctcaattaaaattagaagatcATCCTAAGAAAGTTCAGAAGTCTAAAAAAAACAGATGCTCCACACAAGATATTGCCTCTGGGTTTATGAATGATAACAACACGAGGGGCATACAGCTACACAGTAATGTAGAAAATATTTCTGAAGTTCCAGCTGAAGTTCCTGAAGGGAAAAGCATGAAGAAAAGAGGTAAATACATGGGAACTAATGATGGTTCAAAGCAACCCGCAAACAGTGTGTCTGTTAGAAATGACTTGGGTGATGTTAAATCTGAGTCACAATTTGTTCACAAGAGTAATGTGGCTGGGAGAAACCATTTGTCAAATCCAAGGCACAGACGTGATGACCACATTTTGCGCAGAGAAGATAAGCACATTTCGCCCAGTAAAGACAAGCACATTTTGCGCAGGGAGGATAAGCGAGCTGTGTCTGGAAAGCTCTTGCGGCCTCGAAGACTTAACCGATCTGACATCAATACCAGGTCAAAAGCAAAAAGAGTTAAAGGAGGGGGTTTTTCATGTAAAGCTTGCCGTGTCCACAATTTGTCAAAACATGATTACTACTCGCATATTAATGGGTCTGTTCACTTCCGTAAAGTAAAGTATTGTCGTAGAAGGGTAGCCTGTCTCAAGCAGGCTGTGTCTGATGCAATTAATAATCAAGTTCAACGAGGTGATGGTAATAGTGTACTTTTTGCTGAGCTCCTGACGACTGTACTATCTAAACAATTTACAGCACACACATCTGTGGATGGACAAAGTTATATACCTCGGTTGTTGCAAAATCAAGTATCAAACATCAAAGCATGTGCTAAGATACCAGCACCCACAACTATGGCTGGACCAAGTTCTTAA
- the LOC114166604 gene encoding uncharacterized protein LOC114166604 isoform X1, translating into MDYSGYNYQQQQQQHSYGYDPSQIQIQPYDQSYAYQQYYAYNSQYAYFPNTHQGQFQFQSEPAPLHPPGVNPTVPESAPDHKLTTYQGLLDQQYLEAHRDRHELSQVPGERTGPSQYRGRGGRGGRPFRGAGRGRGHGRGHGVGGGRHAPSHSSGAAISHAAGAPAAAGTGSAIDPSSSVSVPTQLPKQARVQPPAPRKVCCEICKVECNTPEILEQHKNGKKHQKNMRVHEELQRRNALNGQQNAQIPTSQLNLTDQPKQVQESENNGSPAENLGSRVIVNNNHEDETQQQNNVGNISEASEAPEAKNTDNSAATRGRGIKRKKKGGGKGGKYMRTNDGLKPVEPAQTMSFRCELCDVKCESQVVYQSHVTGKKHLSKLRRAHDPQASSGVGQQPALSGALLGLQALYPPDINALSNAINAQVQQGDNDPQVLLAQLLMTVLSQAQVTAASQVTGVTAAQMPGPISMAGPSYEPQLLQTQVSEITPHVNLENPSGETKTEVLPDPSLESKAQQGSSVSTQIEGGGSETKQSV; encoded by the exons ATGGATTATTCGGGCTACAACTACCagcagcagcaacaacaacatTCCTATGGCTACGACCCTTCTCAGATCCAAATCCAACCCTACGATCAATCCTATGCCTATCAACAATACTACGCATACAATTCCCAATACGCTTATTTTCCCAACACACATCAAGGCCAGTTTCAATTCCAATCCGAACCCGCTCCTCTTCACCCTCCCGGAGTCAACCCCACCGTTCCGGAGTCCGCCCCG GACCATAAATTGACAACTTATCAAGGATTGCTAGATCAACAGTATCTTGAGGCTCATAGAGATAGGCATGAATTGAGCCAAGTCCCTGGTGAAAGG ACTGGACCATCTCAATACAGAGGTAGGGGTGGCCGGGGTGGTAGACCATTTAGAGGGGCTGGTCGTGGTCGGGGCCATGGTAGGGGCCATGGTGTGGGGGGTGGTAGACACGCGCCATCTCATTCTTCTGGTGCTGCTATTTCTCATGCGGCAGGTGCACCTGCAGCTGCTGGGACTGGTTCAGCGATAGACCCTTCATCATCAGTCTCTGTGCCAACACAATTACCTAAACAAGCTCGAGTGCAACCACCAGCACCACGTAAGGTATGCTGTGAAATTTGTAAGGTTGAGTGCAATACTCCAGAAATCTTGGAGCAACACAAGAATGGGAAGAAACATCAGAAGAATATGAGGGTGCATGAAGAACTGCAAAGGCGCAATGCTCTAAATGGACAACAGAATGCGCAAATTCCTACCTCTCAATTGAATTTGACAGATCAACCTAAGCAAGTTCAGGAGTCTGAGAATAATGGATCCCCAGCAGAAAATTTGGGCTCGAGggttatagttaataataatcaCGAGGACGAAACTCAGCAGCAGAATAATGTAGGAAACATTTCCGAGGCTTCTGAAGCACCTGAGGCAAAAAACACGGATAACTCTGCCGCCACAAGAGGCCGAGGAATAAAGCGgaagaagaaaggaggaggaaaAGGGGGTAAATACATGAGAACCAATGATGGTTTAAAGCCTGTGGAACCTGCACAAACCATGTCTTTTAGATGTGAGTTGTGTGACGTTAAATGTGAGTCACAAGTTGTTTACCAGAGTCATGTGACTGGGAAAAAGCACTTATCGAAACTAAGGCGTGCTCATGATCCCCAAGCTTCATCTGGAGTAGGCCAGCAGCCAGCTCTGTCTGGAGCACTCTTGGGGCTTCAAGCCCTTTACCCTCCTGACATCAATGCTCTGTCTAATGCTATTAATGCTCAAGTACAACAAGGTGATAACGATCCACAGGTACTTTTGGCTCAGCTCCTGATGACTGTACTATCTCAAGCACAAGTTACAGCAGCATCCCAAGTGACAGGTGTCACTGCTGCTCAGATGCCTGGACCCATATCTATGGCTGGACCAAGTTATGAACCCCAGTTGTTGCAGACACAAGTATCAGAAATCACACCACATGTTAATTTGGAAAATCCTTCTGGGGAAACAAAAACTGAGGTGTTACCTGATCCATCACTGGAGTCAAAAGCTCAGCAAGGCTCAAGTGTCAGCACCCAAATTGAAGGTGGTGGTTCTGAAACTAAACAATCGGTGTAA
- the LOC114166430 gene encoding uncharacterized protein LOC114166430 yields the protein MLTQQVLHLPPQKLFFSCSPFNVRKIPSFVNCKNGYAYSYCTVNALTLDELPPNALRRKREPQWRGGFSLGLDLGLARTGLALSKGFSIRPLTVLELRGQKLEVQIINIAEQEEVDEFIIGLPKSADGKETPQSNKVRSVAGRLAVQAAERGWRVYLQDEHGTTTEAMDRMVNMGLSKSSQQKKLDAFAAMMVLERYFSTSGQGTELVLPKNLELQAKLQRGPPKDVDFFSDED from the exons ATGTTGACGCAGCAAGTGTTGCATCTACCACCCCAGAAACTGTTTTTCTCCTGTTCCCCTTTCAATGTTAGAAAAATCCCATCTTTTGTGAATTGTAAAAATGGGTATGCTTATAGTTACTGCACAGTAAATGCTCTAACTTTGGATGAACTTCCCCCAAACGCACTTCGGAGGAAGAGAGAACCGCAATGGAGAGGAGGTTTCAGCCTTGGGCTTGACTTGGGATTGGCTCGCACTGGCCTTGCCCTAAGCAAAGGCTTCTCCATTCGCCCCTTAACC GTGTTGGAACTGCGAGGACAGAAGCTTGAGGTTCAGATTATTAACATTGCTGAACAAGAG GAGGTTGATGAGTTTATAATTGGGCTTCCAAAATCTGCTGATGGCAAGGAAACACCTCAGTCAAACAAAGTCCGAAGTGTTGCTGGAAGGCTTGCTGTTCAAGCTGCCGAGAG GGGTTGGAGAGTATATCTACAAGATGAACATGGGACAACGACAGAAGCCATGGATCGAATGGTCAACAT GGGTTTGAGTAAGTCCAGTCAACAAAAGAAACTTGATGCCTTTGCTGCCATG ATGGTACTGGAGAGATATTTCTCCACTTCAGGTCAGGGTACTGAACTTGTTCTGCCCAAAAATCTAGAATTACAAGCAAAACTTCAAAGGGGTCCTCCCAAAGATGTTGATTTTTTCTCTGATGAAGATTAA
- the LOC114166604 gene encoding zinc finger protein 385A-like isoform X2: MDYSGYNYQQQQQQHSYGYDPSQIQIQPYDQSYAYQQYYAYNSQYAYFPNTHQGQFQFQSEPAPLHPPGVNPTVPESAPTGPSQYRGRGGRGGRPFRGAGRGRGHGRGHGVGGGRHAPSHSSGAAISHAAGAPAAAGTGSAIDPSSSVSVPTQLPKQARVQPPAPRKVCCEICKVECNTPEILEQHKNGKKHQKNMRVHEELQRRNALNGQQNAQIPTSQLNLTDQPKQVQESENNGSPAENLGSRVIVNNNHEDETQQQNNVGNISEASEAPEAKNTDNSAATRGRGIKRKKKGGGKGGKYMRTNDGLKPVEPAQTMSFRCELCDVKCESQVVYQSHVTGKKHLSKLRRAHDPQASSGVGQQPALSGALLGLQALYPPDINALSNAINAQVQQGDNDPQVLLAQLLMTVLSQAQVTAASQVTGVTAAQMPGPISMAGPSYEPQLLQTQVSEITPHVNLENPSGETKTEVLPDPSLESKAQQGSSVSTQIEGGGSETKQSV, translated from the exons ATGGATTATTCGGGCTACAACTACCagcagcagcaacaacaacatTCCTATGGCTACGACCCTTCTCAGATCCAAATCCAACCCTACGATCAATCCTATGCCTATCAACAATACTACGCATACAATTCCCAATACGCTTATTTTCCCAACACACATCAAGGCCAGTTTCAATTCCAATCCGAACCCGCTCCTCTTCACCCTCCCGGAGTCAACCCCACCGTTCCGGAGTCCGCCCCG ACTGGACCATCTCAATACAGAGGTAGGGGTGGCCGGGGTGGTAGACCATTTAGAGGGGCTGGTCGTGGTCGGGGCCATGGTAGGGGCCATGGTGTGGGGGGTGGTAGACACGCGCCATCTCATTCTTCTGGTGCTGCTATTTCTCATGCGGCAGGTGCACCTGCAGCTGCTGGGACTGGTTCAGCGATAGACCCTTCATCATCAGTCTCTGTGCCAACACAATTACCTAAACAAGCTCGAGTGCAACCACCAGCACCACGTAAGGTATGCTGTGAAATTTGTAAGGTTGAGTGCAATACTCCAGAAATCTTGGAGCAACACAAGAATGGGAAGAAACATCAGAAGAATATGAGGGTGCATGAAGAACTGCAAAGGCGCAATGCTCTAAATGGACAACAGAATGCGCAAATTCCTACCTCTCAATTGAATTTGACAGATCAACCTAAGCAAGTTCAGGAGTCTGAGAATAATGGATCCCCAGCAGAAAATTTGGGCTCGAGggttatagttaataataatcaCGAGGACGAAACTCAGCAGCAGAATAATGTAGGAAACATTTCCGAGGCTTCTGAAGCACCTGAGGCAAAAAACACGGATAACTCTGCCGCCACAAGAGGCCGAGGAATAAAGCGgaagaagaaaggaggaggaaaAGGGGGTAAATACATGAGAACCAATGATGGTTTAAAGCCTGTGGAACCTGCACAAACCATGTCTTTTAGATGTGAGTTGTGTGACGTTAAATGTGAGTCACAAGTTGTTTACCAGAGTCATGTGACTGGGAAAAAGCACTTATCGAAACTAAGGCGTGCTCATGATCCCCAAGCTTCATCTGGAGTAGGCCAGCAGCCAGCTCTGTCTGGAGCACTCTTGGGGCTTCAAGCCCTTTACCCTCCTGACATCAATGCTCTGTCTAATGCTATTAATGCTCAAGTACAACAAGGTGATAACGATCCACAGGTACTTTTGGCTCAGCTCCTGATGACTGTACTATCTCAAGCACAAGTTACAGCAGCATCCCAAGTGACAGGTGTCACTGCTGCTCAGATGCCTGGACCCATATCTATGGCTGGACCAAGTTATGAACCCCAGTTGTTGCAGACACAAGTATCAGAAATCACACCACATGTTAATTTGGAAAATCCTTCTGGGGAAACAAAAACTGAGGTGTTACCTGATCCATCACTGGAGTCAAAAGCTCAGCAAGGCTCAAGTGTCAGCACCCAAATTGAAGGTGGTGGTTCTGAAACTAAACAATCGGTGTAA